Proteins encoded within one genomic window of Bacillus sp. 1NLA3E:
- a CDS encoding calcium-binding protein: MNDKGAYANYENGRGDLMIWDDDNEVNIRILKIIGDLENEGDILESWRAHIQQVVIFPFVAVLVQVQEYDSIFQQGDRLKVHAIDDIDDKYGIIANTRLGRKKILFPLCELEAVELNDEGKKAIYDYAVWFANR, encoded by the coding sequence ATGAATGATAAAGGTGCTTACGCAAATTATGAAAATGGAAGGGGAGATTTAATGATCTGGGATGACGATAATGAAGTAAATATAAGGATTTTAAAAATAATTGGGGATTTGGAAAATGAAGGTGATATCTTAGAATCATGGAGGGCACATATCCAGCAAGTAGTCATATTTCCTTTTGTAGCTGTATTAGTTCAAGTTCAAGAATATGATTCGATTTTTCAACAAGGAGATCGATTAAAAGTACATGCAATAGATGATATTGATGACAAGTATGGAATTATTGCAAACACAAGATTAGGTAGGAAGAAAATACTTTTTCCATTATGTGAATTAGAAGCTGTTGAATTAAATGATGAGGGCAAAAAGGCTATATATGATTATGCAGTTTGGTTTGCAAACAGGTAG
- a CDS encoding Fur-regulated basic protein FbpA, giving the protein MNNKKEKRRQKLINKLIFFNVYKEDDKQLYELSVLKLDSDYKKFKSQYHPHGEFGSIQFI; this is encoded by the coding sequence ATGAATAATAAGAAAGAAAAAAGACGCCAAAAACTAATAAATAAACTTATTTTTTTTAATGTATATAAAGAAGATGATAAGCAGCTTTATGAGCTATCGGTTTTAAAACTTGATTCTGACTATAAGAAATTCAAATCACAATATCATCCACATGGTGAGTTTGGATCAATTCAATTTATATAA
- a CDS encoding MarR family winged helix-turn-helix transcriptional regulator — protein MENFMLLKNQLCFAIYETSSEFTKLYTNVLRPFGLTYPQYLVLLALWEKDGVSAKQLGKTLNLGTGTLTPMIARMEANGWLRKERSKEDERVVNIYLQMKAQEAKQTIIQKVGEEIQTCKIEIEEYEQLLKQLNQLKVKLRER, from the coding sequence ATGGAAAACTTTATGTTGTTAAAAAACCAACTATGTTTTGCGATTTATGAAACATCGAGTGAGTTCACTAAATTATATACGAATGTCCTCCGCCCGTTCGGTTTAACCTATCCTCAATACCTTGTCTTACTAGCGCTTTGGGAGAAGGATGGAGTATCGGCTAAGCAACTCGGAAAAACGCTGAATTTAGGTACAGGAACGTTGACACCGATGATCGCCCGGATGGAAGCAAACGGCTGGCTGCGAAAAGAAAGGTCAAAAGAGGATGAGCGTGTGGTTAATATTTACCTACAAATGAAGGCACAGGAAGCAAAACAGACGATCATCCAAAAGGTTGGCGAAGAGATCCAAACTTGTAAGATTGAAATTGAGGAATATGAACAACTATTGAAGCAATTGAATCAATTGAAAGTTAAGTTGAGGGAACGGTA
- a CDS encoding 2OG-Fe dioxygenase family protein translates to MSIALKNLLISTDKNHLKNEASKQIKTDGAVFIDGVKLKEQEFFSKDSWNEFSSSWNTLTLDNYMGDNGNYRYRRFSEFFYTSENGDLSILPHKPYSQPTYINSLNGGIERQFDPLEGYVVENEFFTGFLKWCAEVFNQTENKRQNWNIKIHPYRILAQEGVAGLPTPEGIHRDGVSYIIIMMVRRNNIVGGQSTIYNNEKKEIGRVTLNQPLDVILANDEETMHGTTAIQVDSSGQEAYRDVLVVAFTKE, encoded by the coding sequence ATGAGTATAGCGCTAAAAAATCTTCTAATTAGTACTGATAAAAATCATCTGAAGAATGAGGCCTCTAAACAGATTAAAACTGATGGTGCTGTTTTTATTGATGGAGTGAAACTAAAGGAACAAGAATTCTTTTCTAAGGACAGTTGGAATGAGTTTTCTAGCAGTTGGAATACATTGACACTCGATAATTACATGGGTGATAATGGAAACTATAGATATAGACGCTTTAGTGAATTTTTCTATACATCAGAAAATGGTGACCTTTCCATTCTTCCTCATAAGCCTTATAGCCAGCCAACATATATTAACTCGCTTAATGGTGGGATTGAAAGACAATTTGATCCACTTGAGGGATATGTTGTGGAGAATGAATTTTTTACTGGATTTTTGAAATGGTGTGCAGAAGTCTTTAATCAAACTGAAAATAAAAGACAAAATTGGAACATCAAAATACATCCATATCGGATTCTTGCTCAAGAAGGTGTTGCTGGCTTACCAACACCCGAAGGAATTCATCGTGATGGTGTTTCTTACATTATAATAATGATGGTTCGACGTAATAATATAGTGGGTGGCCAATCTACAATTTATAATAACGAGAAAAAAGAAATAGGTAGGGTTACGCTCAATCAACCTTTAGATGTTATATTGGCAAATGATGAGGAAACAATGCACGGTACAACGGCAATTCAAGTGGATTCATCTGGACAAGAAGCTTATAGAGATGTATTAGTTGTAGCATTCACTAAAGAATAG
- a CDS encoding 50S ribosomal protein L25/general stress protein Ctc, producing MNNVLIAKERTDLRKSALHHLREKGNIPAVVYGRHEESKSIAVNNLDFLKVIKDVGRNGIISLDVNGNKENVILADYQLNPINRAVIHADFLHINLSTEVHAQVHVMLTGSSESVENGGVLQQALHELNIIAKPKEIPESIEVDITNIKINHAIKIGEIRKNYSNITINHSDDDVIVTVIASRVENASSEQLDEEKEVQATV from the coding sequence ATGAACAATGTGTTAATTGCAAAGGAACGGACAGATTTAAGGAAGTCAGCATTACATCACTTAAGAGAGAAGGGGAATATCCCGGCAGTCGTTTATGGACGGCATGAAGAAAGTAAGTCAATTGCAGTAAATAATTTGGATTTCTTAAAGGTCATTAAGGACGTAGGAAGAAATGGAATTATTTCATTAGATGTTAACGGAAATAAGGAGAATGTCATCCTGGCAGATTATCAATTGAATCCAATAAATCGAGCAGTGATTCATGCGGATTTTTTACATATCAATTTGTCAACTGAGGTACATGCGCAAGTGCATGTGATGTTGACGGGTTCTTCGGAAAGTGTTGAAAATGGAGGAGTTCTCCAGCAAGCTCTGCATGAATTAAATATAATTGCTAAGCCAAAAGAAATCCCTGAGTCAATTGAGGTTGATATCACTAATATTAAGATCAACCATGCTATTAAAATAGGTGAAATTAGAAAAAACTATAGCAATATTACGATTAACCATAGTGACGATGATGTCATTGTAACGGTAATAGCTTCAAGAGTAGAAAATGCTTCAAGTGAACAGCTGGATGAAGAAAAAGAAGTACAAGCTACTGTTTAA
- a CDS encoding acyltransferase family protein encodes MQRRQYIDGLDGLRTLAVTVVMIYHLHYSWAPGGLLGVGMFFVLSGYLITGILLRQWNELHRLDFKDFWIRRAKRLLPALFTMLIAVIVLSYFLHPNQLPVIRQDSLAAVLYVSNWWYIFHEVSYFQSFGLNSPFEHLWSLAVEEQFYLLFPLLLWFGLRWISNSKWLLAVSLGIAVGSASLMAGLYQPGADPSRVYFGTDTRAFALLIGCALAILFPSQTLKAPLSKKKRWLLDALGTVCLLILLGFIFGMNEYNSFLFQGGLFLISIITAILIGVITQPTSMLGKLFSWKPLQWLGERSYGIYLWHFPVIILSSPVSNIAGIQWSRFSFQVLMTIGLAAVSYRWIENPIRYGPISRPVMVKSTIAILVGILFLALPNPNVGIDLKAPPTEATKSIKPPEAPSLSAMARAQPTPEPPLEQITEETKVTAIGDSVMINLEPYLRQLIPGIFIDGRVGRQLIQTVPEISNLKLNGNLGNVIIIQLGTNGPFTLDQLQALYQSLGNPKQVIFVNTRVPRPWESEVNDILANFVLSTPQTTLVDWYTTSANQPGYFVPDGVHLTSEGATVLAGMINEAIKK; translated from the coding sequence TTGCAACGTAGACAATACATAGATGGACTTGACGGTCTTCGAACCTTAGCGGTGACGGTGGTGATGATTTATCACCTTCATTACTCATGGGCACCTGGGGGATTGCTTGGAGTGGGGATGTTTTTTGTACTATCGGGTTATTTGATTACAGGAATATTACTGCGGCAATGGAACGAGTTGCATCGGTTGGATTTTAAAGATTTTTGGATTCGAAGAGCCAAGCGCCTCTTGCCTGCACTGTTTACTATGCTTATTGCTGTCATTGTATTGTCTTACTTCCTTCATCCAAATCAGCTTCCTGTTATTCGGCAGGATAGTTTGGCTGCAGTCCTTTATGTTAGTAATTGGTGGTATATTTTTCACGAGGTTTCATATTTTCAGAGCTTTGGTCTAAATTCACCGTTTGAACATCTTTGGTCCTTAGCTGTAGAAGAACAATTTTATTTGTTGTTTCCTTTGCTCCTGTGGTTTGGCCTACGATGGATATCGAATTCCAAATGGCTTCTAGCGGTTTCTTTAGGAATAGCTGTCGGATCAGCTTCCTTGATGGCAGGGCTTTACCAACCAGGCGCGGATCCAAGTCGTGTATATTTTGGAACGGATACAAGGGCTTTTGCATTGTTAATTGGATGTGCTTTGGCCATATTGTTTCCAAGTCAAACACTCAAAGCGCCTCTTTCTAAAAAGAAAAGATGGCTATTGGATGCACTTGGTACCGTTTGTCTTCTTATTTTGTTGGGTTTTATCTTCGGAATGAATGAATACAACTCATTTTTGTTTCAGGGTGGACTTTTTCTAATCTCGATCATAACCGCAATTTTAATAGGCGTCATTACTCAACCAACGAGTATGTTAGGGAAACTGTTTTCATGGAAACCGCTGCAGTGGTTAGGGGAACGATCTTACGGAATTTATCTCTGGCATTTTCCCGTTATCATACTGAGTAGCCCTGTCAGTAATATTGCTGGAATTCAATGGTCACGATTCTCTTTCCAAGTCCTTATGACAATCGGGTTGGCTGCTGTATCCTATCGCTGGATTGAAAATCCGATTCGTTATGGTCCAATTTCCCGTCCGGTGATGGTGAAAAGTACGATAGCGATCCTGGTCGGAATTCTTTTTTTGGCTTTGCCTAATCCAAATGTTGGAATCGATTTGAAAGCTCCCCCTACAGAAGCGACTAAGAGTATCAAACCTCCAGAAGCGCCATCACTATCAGCTATGGCACGTGCTCAACCAACACCGGAACCTCCATTAGAGCAAATTACTGAAGAAACCAAAGTCACTGCCATTGGTGATTCCGTCATGATTAATTTAGAACCCTATTTAAGACAGTTGATCCCGGGGATTTTCATAGACGGAAGAGTCGGAAGACAATTGATTCAAACGGTTCCAGAAATATCCAATTTGAAGTTGAATGGGAACCTTGGGAATGTGATTATTATTCAGCTTGGGACCAATGGCCCGTTTACTTTGGATCAATTGCAAGCCCTGTATCAATCTCTTGGAAATCCAAAACAGGTCATATTTGTCAATACACGGGTACCTAGACCGTGGGAGTCAGAGGTTAATGACATCCTCGCCAATTTTGTACTAAGCACACCACAAACGACCCTGGTGGACTGGTATACAACAAGTGCAAACCAGCCCGGTTATTTTGTTCCAGATGGTGTCCACCTGACATCCGAAGGAGCTACGGTGCTGGCAGGTATGATTAATGAGGCCATTAAAAAATAA
- a CDS encoding protein-glutamine gamma-glutamyltransferase, with protein MIQLSGIPFQQSGMWPPGYIESVIILKMHEAPAVYSYQSMDELLFELKLRKKIIESARSMSRGHARFASFAKSRCNPRFWHLTNTGGFWLRYDVKPSDAIRDIYKNSSLYAFECATAKVIIYYDAILNSIDEHLFNQLFQNLYLYSWHFDPDFGIHSFYSDHLIPGDVAYFNNPDFNPKTPWWKGENAVVLGDGKYFGHGLGIRNAEQMIQALNKRRKPGSNQSAYLTNIVTSLSFKQLTNFLMLQQRFSDYKIKHAVIHHNESSISFARYLFYLNKVNNRIT; from the coding sequence ATGATACAACTATCGGGGATCCCTTTTCAACAAAGCGGTATGTGGCCACCTGGTTATATTGAAAGTGTAATCATTCTAAAAATGCATGAAGCTCCCGCCGTGTATTCTTATCAATCCATGGATGAATTATTGTTCGAACTCAAGTTACGAAAAAAAATCATAGAAAGTGCAAGATCCATGAGCCGAGGGCATGCGCGGTTTGCAAGCTTTGCCAAATCCCGTTGTAATCCCCGATTTTGGCATTTGACAAATACCGGAGGATTCTGGCTGAGGTATGATGTAAAACCATCTGATGCTATTCGGGACATTTATAAGAACAGTTCACTATATGCGTTTGAATGTGCCACAGCAAAAGTGATTATTTATTACGATGCTATTCTAAATAGTATTGATGAACATTTATTTAATCAATTATTCCAAAACCTCTATTTATACAGTTGGCATTTTGATCCTGATTTCGGAATACATTCTTTTTATTCTGATCATTTAATACCAGGAGATGTTGCCTATTTCAATAATCCAGACTTTAATCCCAAAACCCCTTGGTGGAAAGGAGAAAATGCCGTAGTTCTCGGAGATGGTAAATATTTTGGACATGGGTTAGGAATAAGGAACGCTGAACAAATGATACAAGCTCTGAATAAAAGGAGAAAGCCGGGGAGTAATCAATCAGCCTACCTGACAAATATAGTCACAAGCCTATCTTTTAAACAGTTGACGAATTTTTTGATGTTACAACAAAGGTTTTCCGATTATAAAATTAAGCATGCCGTTATACATCATAACGAAAGTTCGATTTCATTTGCTCGGTATCTGTTCTATTTAAATAAGGTGAACAATCGGATAACCTAA
- a CDS encoding argininosuccinate synthase-related protein produces the protein MNKNKRIRSIEDLREVITPESRVLTLFSGGLDSSYLLYLLSQQKCTNITALSVDLGDDLDYEEIKHLATKLGAESIIVDRKKEFVQDFIVPAIASKSIYFGVHPISSSLTRPLIAKEAVNLAAHLNCDVILHTANQSQNSLRRLNGAIEQLDFNGYYGTPYEFSALSRKEKAQNLNKFGIESFSKRSYSGDSNLWCREFESGLLDDPEDFRTPETLYRWSSSKSTKEPSQISITFEGGIPTCVNETKLPLLQMIEYLNKEVGAYGLGRFTGLEHLAGGEKVLEVREMPAAHILLDAYRHLETACIGAETIREKLSVEQIWVREAIEGRWYETLKEAAEMFILNVSKKVTGTITYRLDWHTLEIISYCANKPIYIRDRDNWEKEEANRLRIKIPSLV, from the coding sequence TTGAATAAAAATAAAAGAATACGTAGCATTGAAGACTTACGTGAAGTGATTACTCCAGAATCTCGAGTACTGACTCTTTTTAGTGGGGGATTAGACAGTTCTTATCTTTTATATCTTCTTTCGCAACAAAAATGCACTAATATTACTGCTCTATCAGTTGATCTAGGAGACGACCTTGATTATGAAGAAATAAAACATCTTGCAACTAAGTTAGGTGCAGAGTCAATTATAGTGGATAGAAAAAAAGAGTTTGTTCAAGATTTTATTGTTCCAGCTATTGCCTCAAAATCAATATATTTTGGTGTACACCCTATTAGTTCTTCACTTACCCGCCCACTTATTGCAAAAGAGGCGGTGAATTTAGCAGCTCATTTAAATTGTGATGTAATTCTTCATACAGCAAATCAATCACAGAATAGTTTAAGACGCTTAAATGGTGCAATTGAACAATTAGACTTTAATGGATATTATGGCACCCCGTATGAATTTAGTGCTCTTTCCAGAAAGGAAAAAGCGCAAAATCTCAATAAATTCGGTATTGAATCATTTAGTAAAAGAAGCTACAGTGGGGACTCAAATCTATGGTGCAGAGAATTTGAGTCAGGTCTTTTGGATGATCCAGAGGATTTTAGAACACCTGAAACACTATATAGATGGAGTTCATCAAAATCAACTAAGGAACCAAGTCAAATATCTATTACTTTTGAAGGTGGAATTCCAACCTGTGTAAATGAGACTAAGCTGCCTTTATTGCAAATGATAGAATACCTCAATAAAGAAGTAGGTGCTTACGGATTGGGGCGTTTTACGGGACTAGAGCATCTTGCAGGTGGTGAAAAAGTTCTTGAAGTTCGAGAAATGCCTGCAGCACATATTCTTCTTGATGCATATCGCCATTTAGAAACTGCATGTATAGGCGCTGAGACAATTCGTGAGAAATTAAGTGTTGAACAAATTTGGGTAAGAGAAGCTATTGAAGGAAGATGGTATGAAACATTAAAGGAAGCAGCCGAAATGTTTATATTGAATGTATCTAAGAAGGTTACTGGTACTATAACTTATCGTTTAGACTGGCATACTTTAGAAATTATATCCTACTGTGCAAATAAACCAATTTATATTCGGGATCGAGACAATTGGGAAAAAGAAGAGGCAAATCGACTACGAATCAAAATTCCTTCATTAGTTTAA
- a CDS encoding DMT family transporter, which yields MDLLLERKNKKKEIIADLSLLLVAIVWGSSYAVTKIVLEDYDVFSFLFIRFLLTVVVMLLFTWKNLRNASKNTWITGIIIGLFLVGIFVSETYGVNYTTAANAGFIISLTVVFTPLIDSVVSRNRLNKGILVAVFLSMVGTGMITLKHGYQFNIGDMLVLLAAILRAVQMTVTSKLTLDKKEMDSGALTTIQLGVATICLGIMAVSFNGIHSITLPNSILFWSLTAYLAIFSTLFAFYIQLTMIRKTSPTRVGLLMGTEPLFAALFAILIGNEHLSAIGWMGGLIIIIATYYGRYVDAKQLKNGNKAA from the coding sequence TTGGATCTATTATTGGAAAGAAAAAATAAGAAAAAAGAAATAATAGCCGACCTTTCTTTGCTGTTGGTTGCAATTGTTTGGGGATCAAGTTATGCAGTTACAAAAATTGTATTAGAGGACTATGATGTTTTTTCCTTCTTATTTATAAGGTTCTTATTAACCGTTGTTGTCATGTTGCTTTTCACTTGGAAGAATTTACGTAATGCGTCTAAAAACACTTGGATTACAGGAATTATTATTGGCTTATTTTTAGTGGGTATTTTTGTTTCCGAAACCTATGGTGTTAATTATACTACAGCTGCTAATGCAGGGTTTATTATCAGTTTAACCGTGGTCTTTACCCCTTTGATAGATTCTGTTGTTTCTAGAAATAGATTAAATAAAGGCATCCTTGTAGCTGTTTTTCTATCTATGGTAGGCACAGGAATGATTACTTTAAAACATGGATATCAATTTAATATTGGGGATATGCTTGTATTACTTGCAGCCATTTTAAGAGCTGTTCAAATGACAGTTACTAGTAAATTAACACTAGATAAAAAAGAGATGGATTCAGGTGCATTAACCACAATCCAATTAGGTGTTGCTACTATTTGTTTGGGTATTATGGCAGTATCATTCAATGGCATTCATTCAATTACTTTACCTAATTCCATTTTATTTTGGTCTTTAACTGCTTATTTAGCTATATTTAGCACTCTTTTTGCATTTTATATTCAGTTAACAATGATCCGTAAGACATCTCCAACAAGAGTCGGGTTATTAATGGGGACAGAGCCATTATTTGCTGCTTTATTTGCTATTTTAATAGGTAACGAACATCTTTCAGCAATTGGTTGGATGGGAGGTCTAATTATTATTATTGCAACTTATTATGGCCGGTACGTAGATGCAAAACAATTAAAGAATGGTAATAAAGCTGCGTGA
- a CDS encoding glutathione peroxidase yields the protein MTTIYDFTVKMTNGDQKSLKEYEGKPLLIVNTASKCGLTPQFKGLQELYNTYKERGFEILGFPCDQFNNQEFENIEETTEFCQLNYGVTFPIFAKIDVNGENADPLFTFLKEQKKGLLSKNIKWNFTKFLVDSEGRVVERYAPTTVPSKIEEDLLKLFS from the coding sequence ATGACAACAATCTATGATTTTACTGTGAAAATGACAAATGGTGACCAGAAATCACTTAAAGAATACGAAGGCAAGCCATTACTTATTGTCAATACAGCAAGTAAATGTGGTTTAACCCCCCAATTTAAAGGACTTCAGGAATTATATAATACGTACAAAGAACGTGGTTTCGAGATTCTAGGTTTTCCATGCGATCAATTTAACAATCAAGAATTTGAGAATATTGAAGAAACAACTGAGTTTTGCCAATTGAACTATGGGGTAACCTTCCCGATCTTTGCAAAAATTGATGTGAATGGTGAAAACGCAGATCCTTTATTCACCTTTTTAAAAGAGCAGAAAAAAGGCCTTCTTTCAAAAAATATTAAATGGAATTTCACGAAATTTCTAGTTGATAGTGAAGGTCGTGTTGTAGAACGCTATGCGCCCACCACTGTACCAAGTAAGATTGAGGAAGATTTATTAAAATTGTTTTCGTAA
- a CDS encoding bifunctional metallophosphatase/5'-nucleotidase — MDSGNSETPGVPKNTKNTKNRFIQVQILGLNDFHGQLNITRKFNGRESGRVEYLAAYLKQRKAENKNTLLVHVGDMVGGSAPVSSLLQDEPTIEVLNKMGFNLGTLGNHEFDQGVKEMMRLINGGTNPEARHFEGAQFPYVCANVIDEKTGKLILPPFEIKKFNGIPIGIIGVVLSDTPKIESPNQLAGVKFTDEVKAINRAVAELKKQGVKAIIVLAHNGGSQSTPEATATGEIVDMAKMVDDEVDVMFAGHTHQYLNAVVDGKLLVQAYSYGTAFSDVDLEIDPETKDIVAKKAEIVTVYQDAINPDPEIKEMIKNYEAKVAPVVNNVVGTAATDITIPRNESGESALGNLIADSQRTAMNSDFAFMNPSGIRADLQAGEVTWGELFTIQPFKNNLVKKTFTGYQIRCLLNQQWQQQGIVRMLQISGLKYTWDGTKGDGDKVIDIFRADGTPIYSEAKYTVTINSYLANGGDNFSVLLEGTHQVDGPVDLDVFENYLKQLKQPFSASIDGRILKIP; from the coding sequence ATGGACTCCGGGAATTCGGAAACGCCAGGCGTACCCAAAAACACCAAGAATACTAAGAACCGTTTCATTCAAGTGCAAATACTCGGACTTAACGATTTCCATGGGCAATTGAACATAACTCGCAAATTTAACGGAAGGGAGTCAGGCAGAGTGGAATATCTCGCTGCCTATTTGAAGCAAAGGAAAGCGGAAAACAAAAACACACTTTTAGTTCATGTAGGTGACATGGTTGGCGGAAGCGCACCCGTATCTTCTCTTCTGCAAGATGAACCGACGATTGAAGTGTTGAACAAAATGGGCTTTAATTTAGGAACGTTAGGGAATCACGAATTTGATCAGGGTGTGAAAGAAATGATGCGGTTGATCAACGGTGGGACCAACCCGGAGGCTAGGCACTTTGAAGGTGCACAATTCCCTTATGTCTGTGCCAACGTAATTGACGAAAAGACAGGAAAACTGATTCTCCCTCCCTTTGAAATTAAAAAGTTTAATGGCATACCCATAGGAATTATCGGTGTTGTATTGAGCGATACACCCAAAATAGAGTCTCCGAATCAATTAGCTGGAGTAAAGTTCACAGATGAAGTGAAAGCAATTAATAGAGCGGTGGCAGAACTCAAAAAGCAAGGAGTAAAGGCTATCATTGTACTCGCCCACAATGGCGGCAGTCAGTCCACCCCAGAAGCAACCGCTACTGGAGAGATCGTTGATATGGCCAAAATGGTAGACGATGAAGTAGATGTGATGTTTGCCGGACATACCCACCAGTATCTAAATGCGGTAGTGGACGGAAAGCTGCTTGTTCAAGCTTATTCTTATGGAACTGCTTTCTCCGACGTCGACTTGGAGATTGATCCTGAAACTAAAGATATCGTGGCCAAAAAAGCTGAAATTGTGACCGTCTATCAGGACGCTATCAATCCAGATCCGGAAATCAAAGAAATGATAAAAAACTATGAAGCTAAAGTTGCCCCCGTCGTCAATAATGTAGTGGGAACGGCTGCAACCGACATTACAATCCCTCGAAACGAAAGCGGTGAATCCGCTTTGGGCAATCTGATTGCCGATTCGCAACGAACAGCCATGAACTCTGACTTCGCATTTATGAACCCTAGTGGAATTCGAGCTGACCTTCAAGCTGGAGAAGTCACTTGGGGAGAGCTTTTCACCATTCAACCCTTTAAAAACAACCTTGTCAAAAAGACGTTTACCGGCTATCAAATCCGCTGCCTCTTGAATCAGCAATGGCAGCAGCAGGGAATAGTGCGTATGTTGCAAATTTCCGGTTTAAAATACACGTGGGACGGAACAAAAGGAGATGGAGATAAAGTCATTGATATCTTCCGTGCTGATGGGACCCCTATTTACTCTGAAGCAAAATATACTGTTACAATAAACAGCTACCTGGCTAACGGCGGTGACAATTTCTCCGTTTTACTTGAAGGGACACACCAAGTAGATGGTCCGGTTGACCTCGATGTGTTTGAAAATTACCTGAAGCAGTTGAAGCAACCATTTTCTGCTTCGATAGACGGACGGATCCTTAAAATTCCTTAA
- a CDS encoding GNAT family N-acetyltransferase, whose product MHCVDIRRPSEDNEKLNQFFRIVISDTYAKEGIAERTDDIENEIETKKKYLQSDLDSNGENRYFLIALDDDKIIGSIEYGPVSDLIIRCTDGAFEGLNEVGTVFVLPEYQGQGVGNLLLNEMYLTLKNRGIEEFCLDSGYTNAQKIWKKKFGEPDYLLKSYWGEGYNHMIWKIRING is encoded by the coding sequence GTGCATTGTGTTGATATAAGAAGACCAAGTGAAGACAATGAGAAGTTGAATCAATTTTTTAGGATTGTAATTTCAGACACGTACGCTAAAGAAGGTATAGCGGAACGAACCGATGATATTGAAAATGAAATTGAAACAAAGAAAAAATACTTGCAAAGTGATCTCGATAGCAATGGGGAGAATCGGTATTTTTTGATAGCTTTAGATGATGATAAAATAATCGGTTCAATCGAATATGGCCCTGTTAGTGATCTGATTATTCGTTGCACAGATGGAGCGTTTGAGGGCCTTAACGAGGTAGGAACCGTATTTGTTCTTCCCGAATATCAAGGACAAGGGGTAGGGAATTTACTTTTGAATGAGATGTATCTTACCCTAAAGAATAGGGGTATAGAAGAATTTTGTTTAGATAGTGGATATACAAATGCACAGAAAATCTGGAAGAAGAAATTTGGAGAACCAGATTATTTGTTAAAGAGTTATTGGGGCGAAGGCTATAATCATATGATTTGGAAAATAAGGATTAATGGTTAA